Proteins from a genomic interval of Schistosoma mansoni strain Puerto Rico chromosome 2, complete genome:
- a CDS encoding putative beta1,3-galactosyltransferase, whose protein sequence is MKSILNIKPKTEFIKTKKDLIKTLSRWPTTIHRKLELHNKNSNFNDISKVFNLCAKNKDAIPILIENSDFIFSQSTYCYKQTNLWILIAVHTHPNHRQKRDLIRGTWGSLRRVNNRKIGILFFMGLSNDLKEQKLIEEEERIYGDVVQRAFLENYYNMTRKHITIMEWISQGYCNNVPFLVKVDDDTFVDIFHLTRYLELKHNDLKGLFYCTATSNIKVVRPNSIKHSKWEISDKEYPEKIFPTYCEGFGYIMDMKLAPYLYWCSMFQPPIWIDDVYVTGILAQNLGIPRLRFQDGHSYLNLKPAKEEGLLADCIFLVSFYNEFYPLTVQEMWREVVAHSMGID, encoded by the exons ATGAAATCTATATTGAACATTAAACCTAAAActgaatttattaaaacaaaaaaagatttaATAAAAACTTTATCAAGATGGCCGACAACAATCCATAGGAAATTAGAGTTACATaataaaaattcaaattttaatgATATAAGTAAAGTATTTAATTTATGCGCCAAAAATAAAGATGCTATACCTATACTTATTGAAAATAGTGATTTTATATTTAGTCAATCAACATATTGTTATAAACAAACGAATCTATGGATATTAATCGCTGTACATACACATCCAAATCATCGTCAAAAAAGAGATTTAATTCGTGGAACATGGGGATCATTAAGACGTGTTAATAATCGTAAAATTGGTATTCTTTTTTTTATGGGTTTATCAAATGATTTAAAAGAACAAAAATTAATTGAAGAAGAAGAACGAATTTATGG TGACGTTGTTCAACGAGCATTTCTggaaaattactacaatatgaCGAGGAAACATATAACAATTATGGAGTGGATTAGTCAAGGTTACTGTAACAATGTGCCATTTCTAGTCAAAGTAGATGATGACACTTTTGTAGATATATTTCATTTGACACGCTACTTAGAATTGAAACATAACGACCTCAAGGGTTTATTCTACTGTACTGCTACAAGTAATATTAAGGTTGTACGACCAAACAGTATTAAAcattccaagtgggaaataagTGATAAAGAATATCCCGAAAAAATATTTCCAACATATTGCGAAGGTTTTGGATATATTATGGATATGAAACTGGCACCCTACTTATATTGGTGTTCAATGTTTCAACCACCTATATGGATAGATGATGTCTATGTAACAGGAATTTTAGCACAAAATCTAGGTATACCAAGGTTGCGATTTCAAGATGGACATAGTTATTTGAACTTGAAACCTGCAAAAGAAGAAGGTTTACTTGCAGACTGTATCTTTTTAGTATCATTTTACAATGAATTCTATCCACTTACAGTACAAGAGATGTGGCGTGAAGTTGTTGCACATAGTATGGGGATTGATTAA